In Streptomyces hawaiiensis, one genomic interval encodes:
- a CDS encoding cytochrome P450, translating into MSEETMTEILPPVRDWPALDLSGADFDPVLRELMDEGPVTRVKLPNGEGWAWLVTRYDDVRTVTNDPRFSREAVMDRQVTRLAPHFIPARGAVGFLDPPDHTRLRRSVAAAFTARGVERVRERSRRMLAELVDEMLQDGPPADLTEAVLSPFPIAVICELMGVPAADRQGMHTWTQLILSSSHGAEVSEKAKKEMSAYFCDLIGLREGSTGEDVASLLGAAVGRGEVTLDEAVGLAVLLQIGGEAVTNNSGQMFYVLLTRPELAERLRDEPEIRPRAIDELLRWIPHRNAVGLSRIAMEDVEIQGVQIREGDAIYVSYLAANRDPDVFPDPETIDFGRSPNPHVAFGFGPHYCPGGMLARLESELLVDALLDGVPGLRLAVPAGEVPFRKGALIRGPEALPVTW; encoded by the coding sequence ATGAGCGAAGAGACGATGACCGAAATCCTGCCCCCGGTCCGGGACTGGCCCGCGCTCGACCTGTCCGGCGCGGACTTCGACCCGGTCCTGCGCGAACTGATGGACGAGGGCCCGGTCACCCGCGTCAAGCTGCCCAACGGCGAGGGCTGGGCCTGGCTGGTCACCCGCTACGACGATGTGCGGACGGTGACCAACGACCCGCGCTTCAGCCGCGAGGCCGTCATGGACCGGCAGGTCACCCGGCTGGCCCCGCACTTCATCCCGGCCCGTGGCGCGGTCGGCTTCCTGGACCCGCCGGACCACACCCGGCTGCGCCGCAGCGTCGCCGCCGCGTTCACGGCACGCGGGGTGGAGCGGGTACGCGAGCGGTCCCGCCGCATGCTGGCGGAGCTGGTCGACGAGATGCTCCAGGACGGCCCGCCCGCCGACCTGACCGAGGCCGTGCTCAGCCCGTTCCCCATCGCGGTGATCTGCGAGCTGATGGGCGTCCCGGCCGCCGATCGGCAGGGCATGCACACCTGGACCCAGCTGATCCTGTCCTCCTCGCACGGCGCCGAGGTCAGCGAGAAGGCCAAGAAGGAGATGAGCGCCTACTTCTGCGACCTCATCGGCCTGCGCGAGGGCAGCACGGGCGAGGACGTCGCCTCCCTGCTCGGCGCCGCCGTGGGCCGCGGGGAGGTCACCCTGGACGAGGCGGTCGGACTCGCGGTCCTCCTCCAGATCGGCGGCGAGGCGGTCACCAACAACAGCGGCCAGATGTTCTACGTGCTGCTGACCCGGCCCGAGCTCGCCGAACGACTGCGCGACGAACCGGAGATCCGGCCCCGGGCCATCGACGAACTGCTGCGCTGGATCCCCCACCGCAACGCGGTCGGACTGTCCCGGATCGCCATGGAGGACGTGGAGATCCAGGGCGTACAGATCCGGGAGGGCGACGCGATCTACGTGTCGTACCTGGCCGCGAACCGCGACCCGGACGTCTTCCCCGACCCGGAGACGATCGATTTCGGCCGCAGTCCGAACCCGCACGTCGCCTTCGGCTTCGGCCCGCACTACTGCCCCGGCGGCATGCTGGCCCGGCTGGAGTCGGAGCTCTTGGTCGACGCGCTCCTCGACGGCGTACCGGGCCTGCGGCTCGCCGTGCCGGCCGGGGAGGTGCCCTTCAGGAAGGGCGCGCTGATCCGCGGGCCCGAGGCCCTGCCCGTGACGTGGTGA
- a CDS encoding transcriptional regulator, producing the protein MTHPARDLLRTTTAALAPDPGANPVVPRIAAGTAPRATLAALALEQTWVIPADRRAFEHLAVRAEATDPEAAAFFTTLAQGEALAGERLVAFARACGTEEASYEPLHGCQAYPAYVAWLALNAAPADVVLALTANFSAWGGYCATIAIALREHYDFTDEACAFFDFFAQPSPDLDRLAATAVEAALDAGRLDEQRAHTYGRLLQTYEEMFWTALSKTP; encoded by the coding sequence ATGACGCACCCGGCCCGGGACCTGCTGCGGACGACCACGGCGGCCCTCGCCCCGGACCCGGGCGCCAATCCCGTGGTCCCCCGGATCGCCGCCGGCACGGCGCCCCGCGCCACCCTCGCCGCGCTCGCCCTGGAACAGACCTGGGTGATCCCCGCGGACCGTCGCGCGTTCGAGCACCTGGCAGTCCGCGCCGAAGCGACCGACCCCGAGGCCGCGGCCTTCTTCACGACCCTCGCGCAGGGCGAGGCACTGGCGGGCGAGCGACTGGTTGCCTTCGCACGGGCGTGTGGCACGGAGGAGGCGTCGTACGAGCCGCTTCACGGCTGCCAGGCGTACCCCGCGTACGTGGCCTGGCTGGCGCTCAACGCCGCACCGGCAGACGTGGTCCTGGCGCTGACGGCCAACTTCTCGGCGTGGGGCGGCTATTGCGCGACGATCGCCATCGCACTGCGCGAGCACTACGATTTCACCGACGAGGCCTGCGCGTTCTTCGACTTCTTCGCGCAGCCGTCACCCGACCTGGACCGGCTCGCGGCGACGGCGGTGGAGGCGGCTCTGGACGCAGGGCGCCTCGACGAGCAGCGAGCTCACACCTACGGCCGCCTCCTGCAGACCTACGAGGAGATGTTCTGGACCGCCCTGAGCAAGACCCCTTAG
- a CDS encoding cupin domain-containing protein — MTATEGLLVPPGHGRVVAAPAQHVTFKVTGTHSRMASTFEVVVPPGFDVGAHVHTRSEELFYVLEGELDVLAFEPRIRTPDNWQRWESTSGNRVVRAAPGTVIVVPPGCPHAFANPTDEPAKMFFQASPPPDHERYFEELLEILGSGGPPDHAAIEELRARYDIEQLTPLRHR; from the coding sequence ATGACGGCGACGGAAGGGCTGCTGGTCCCTCCGGGGCACGGCCGGGTGGTGGCGGCCCCCGCCCAGCACGTCACCTTCAAGGTGACCGGCACGCACTCCCGCATGGCCTCCACCTTCGAGGTGGTCGTTCCCCCGGGCTTCGACGTCGGCGCCCATGTGCACACCCGCAGCGAGGAGTTGTTCTACGTTCTCGAAGGCGAGCTGGACGTCCTCGCCTTCGAGCCGCGGATCCGTACTCCCGACAACTGGCAGCGGTGGGAATCCACTTCCGGCAACCGGGTGGTGCGGGCGGCCCCGGGAACGGTGATCGTCGTACCCCCCGGGTGCCCGCACGCGTTCGCCAACCCGACGGACGAGCCCGCCAAGATGTTCTTCCAGGCGAGTCCGCCGCCGGACCACGAGCGGTACTTCGAGGAGCTGCTGGAGATCCTCGGCAGCGGGGGCCCGCCGGACCACGCGGCGATCGAGGAGCTGCGGGCGCGCTACGACATCGAGCAGCTGACGCCGCTCAGACACCGCTAG
- the def gene encoding peptide deformylase — protein MRHSSIPGAHGRVRPLTLHGDPLLHAPCAEVTDFGPELARLVEDLFATMYAAQGVGLAANQIGEPLRVFVYDCPDDEDVRHVGHVINPRLTETDGVVIRGPEGCLSLPGLEAGTERYDHAVVEGFTMTGDPVTVHGTGFFARCLQHECDHLEGRVYADRLKGWRRRKLMRQVARASWSA, from the coding sequence ATGCGACACAGCTCCATCCCCGGCGCCCACGGCCGCGTGAGACCCCTCACCCTGCACGGCGACCCGCTCCTGCACGCACCCTGCGCGGAGGTCACCGACTTCGGCCCCGAACTGGCCCGGCTCGTCGAGGACTTGTTCGCGACCATGTACGCCGCGCAGGGCGTCGGCCTCGCCGCCAACCAGATCGGCGAGCCCCTGCGGGTCTTCGTCTACGACTGTCCCGACGACGAGGACGTCCGCCATGTGGGCCATGTGATCAACCCCCGCCTGACCGAAACGGACGGCGTGGTGATCCGGGGCCCGGAGGGCTGCCTGTCCCTGCCGGGCCTGGAAGCGGGCACGGAGCGCTACGACCACGCGGTGGTCGAGGGCTTCACGATGACCGGCGACCCGGTCACCGTCCACGGCACGGGCTTCTTCGCCCGCTGCCTGCAACACGAGTGCGACCACTTGGAGGGCCGCGTGTACGCGGACCGTCTCAAGGGCTGGCGCCGCCGCAAACTGATGCGCCAGGTGGCCCGTGCCTCGTGGAGCGCCTGA
- a CDS encoding type 1 glutamine amidotransferase: MSDNQLRIVWIYPDLLSTYGDQGNVLVVERRAQQRGLDVARLDVRSDQPIPTSGDIYLIGGGEDRPQRLAAERLRRDGGLTRAVENGAIVFSVCAGYQILGHEFINDLGQREPGLGLLDVVSTRGEGARCVGDVLGDVDGRLGLPPLTGFENHQGVTHLGPTARPLARVRFGNGNGTGDGTEGAYNDTVFGTYMHGPVLARNPLIADLLLKLALDVNALPPTDDRWYEALRNERIAAAQQPA; this comes from the coding sequence GTGAGCGACAACCAACTGCGCATCGTCTGGATCTATCCCGACCTGCTCAGCACCTACGGCGACCAGGGCAACGTCCTGGTCGTCGAACGCCGGGCCCAGCAGCGCGGCCTGGACGTGGCCCGGCTGGACGTGCGCAGCGACCAGCCGATCCCCACCTCCGGCGACATCTACCTGATCGGCGGCGGTGAGGACCGGCCGCAGCGGCTCGCCGCCGAGCGGCTGCGCCGGGACGGCGGACTGACCCGGGCCGTGGAGAACGGCGCCATCGTGTTCTCCGTGTGCGCCGGCTACCAGATCCTCGGCCACGAGTTCATCAACGACCTCGGCCAGCGCGAGCCCGGCCTCGGGCTGCTGGACGTGGTGTCGACGCGCGGTGAGGGCGCCCGCTGCGTCGGTGACGTGCTGGGCGACGTCGACGGGCGGCTCGGCCTGCCCCCGCTGACCGGCTTCGAGAACCACCAGGGCGTCACCCACCTCGGCCCCACCGCCCGTCCCCTCGCCCGGGTGCGCTTCGGCAACGGCAACGGCACGGGCGACGGCACGGAGGGCGCGTACAACGACACCGTCTTCGGCACGTACATGCACGGGCCGGTGCTCGCGCGCAACCCGCTGATCGCGGACCTGCTGCTGAAGCTGGCCCTCGACGTCAACGCGCTGCCGCCGACCGACGACCGCTGGTACGAGGCCCTGCGAAACGAGCGCATCGCCGCTGCTCAGCAGCCTGCGTGA
- a CDS encoding cytochrome c oxidase assembly protein, with protein sequence MDHSGHGMTMDLPPFTLGRGLEWSTDPFFLVACLAGLALYGWGVVRLVRRGDKWPVGRTVAYVLGVLSIMLMMCTRLNDYGMVMFSVHMVQHMVISMVSPILILLGAPITLALRALPTAGRGRKGPRELLLMFLHSHYMRIITHPAFTIPLFIASLYGLYFTPLFDTLMGSKPGHIAMMVHFFAVGLVFFWPIMGVDPGPHRPGYLMRMLELFAGMPFHAFFGIALMMASEPMVETFKNPSASLGIEALADQNAAGGIAWAFSEIPSVLVLVALLFQWHASDQRQAKRTDRAADRDGDKELQAYNAYLASLNTQGR encoded by the coding sequence ATGGATCACAGCGGGCACGGCATGACGATGGATCTGCCGCCGTTCACGCTGGGGCGAGGCCTGGAGTGGTCCACGGACCCGTTCTTTCTCGTCGCCTGCCTGGCCGGGCTGGCCCTGTACGGGTGGGGTGTCGTGCGGCTCGTCCGGCGCGGCGACAAGTGGCCCGTGGGGCGGACGGTCGCCTACGTCCTGGGCGTGCTGAGCATCATGCTCATGATGTGCACCCGGCTGAACGACTACGGCATGGTCATGTTCAGCGTGCACATGGTGCAGCACATGGTCATCAGCATGGTGTCGCCGATCCTCATCCTGCTCGGGGCGCCGATCACGCTGGCGCTGCGGGCGCTGCCGACCGCGGGGCGGGGGCGCAAGGGGCCGCGTGAGCTGCTGCTGATGTTCCTGCACAGCCACTACATGCGGATCATCACGCACCCGGCGTTCACGATCCCGCTGTTCATCGCGAGCCTGTACGGGCTGTACTTCACGCCTCTCTTCGACACCCTGATGGGCTCCAAGCCCGGCCATATCGCGATGATGGTGCACTTCTTCGCCGTCGGTCTGGTGTTCTTCTGGCCGATCATGGGCGTGGACCCGGGCCCGCACCGCCCGGGCTACCTGATGCGGATGCTGGAGCTGTTCGCGGGCATGCCGTTCCACGCGTTCTTCGGGATCGCGCTGATGATGGCGTCCGAGCCGATGGTCGAGACGTTCAAGAACCCGTCCGCCTCGCTCGGCATCGAGGCGCTCGCGGACCAGAACGCGGCGGGCGGCATCGCCTGGGCGTTCAGCGAGATCCCCTCCGTGCTGGTGCTGGTGGCCCTGCTGTTCCAGTGGCACGCCTCGGACCAGCGGCAGGCCAAACGCACGGACCGGGCCGCCGACCGCGACGGGGACAAGGAGCTCCAGGCGTACAACGCCTATCTGGCCTCGCTGAACACGCAGGGGCGCTGA
- a CDS encoding 6-phosphofructokinase, with amino-acid sequence MRIGVLTSGGDCPGLNAVIRSVVHRAVVDHGDEVIGFRDGWKGLLECDYLKLDLDAVGGILARGGTILGSSRVQPSHLRDGVERAKGHVEELGLDAIIPIGGEGTLKAARLMSDSGLPIVGVPKTIDNDIAVTDVTFGFDTAVGVATEALDRLKTTAESHQRVLVVEVMGRHTGWIALHSGMAAGAHAIVVPERPFDIEELTRRVGERFEAGKRFAIVVAAEGAKPRVGSMEFDEGGKDIYGHERFAGIARQLSVELEGRLGKEARPVILGHVQRGGTPTAYDRVLATRFGWHAVEAVHRGEFGRMTALRGTDIVMVSLAEAVRTLKTVPEDRYEEAECVL; translated from the coding sequence ATGCGCATTGGTGTCCTCACGTCCGGCGGCGACTGCCCCGGCCTGAACGCCGTCATCCGGTCCGTCGTGCACCGCGCCGTCGTCGACCACGGCGACGAGGTCATCGGCTTCCGGGACGGCTGGAAGGGCCTCCTGGAGTGCGACTATCTCAAGCTCGACCTCGACGCGGTGGGTGGCATCCTCGCCCGCGGCGGCACGATCCTCGGCTCCTCCCGGGTCCAGCCCTCCCATCTGCGGGACGGTGTGGAGCGGGCCAAGGGCCATGTCGAGGAGCTCGGCCTCGACGCGATCATCCCCATCGGCGGCGAGGGCACGCTCAAGGCCGCGCGGCTGATGTCGGACAGCGGTCTGCCCATCGTGGGTGTGCCGAAGACCATCGACAACGACATCGCCGTCACGGACGTCACCTTCGGCTTCGACACGGCCGTGGGTGTGGCGACCGAGGCCCTGGACCGGCTGAAGACCACCGCCGAGTCCCACCAGCGGGTCCTGGTGGTCGAGGTCATGGGCCGGCACACCGGCTGGATCGCGCTGCACTCCGGCATGGCGGCCGGCGCGCACGCCATCGTCGTCCCCGAGCGGCCCTTCGACATAGAGGAACTGACCCGGCGGGTCGGCGAGCGGTTCGAGGCGGGCAAGCGCTTCGCGATCGTGGTGGCGGCGGAGGGGGCCAAGCCCCGGGTCGGGAGCATGGAGTTCGACGAGGGCGGCAAGGACATCTACGGCCACGAGCGGTTCGCCGGGATCGCCCGGCAGCTGTCCGTGGAGCTGGAGGGGCGGCTGGGGAAGGAAGCCCGGCCGGTGATCCTCGGGCATGTGCAGCGGGGCGGGACGCCGACCGCCTATGACCGGGTGCTGGCCACGCGGTTCGGGTGGCATGCGGTGGAGGCCGTGCACCGGGGTGAGTTCGGGCGGATGACCGCGCTGCGCGGGACCGACATCGTGATGGTGTCGTTGGCCGAGGCCGTTCGGACGCTGAAGACGGTGCCGGAGGATCGGTACGAAGAGGCGGAGTGCGTGCTCTGA
- a CDS encoding sensor histidine kinase produces MSGFLAGLCVAVLPVLALGVWLGRRTARAKSLAGLGTPVEHATFETLHTASLAAPPLRSGLTEETARKSARKLRSLLGTDALCLTDLKQVLVWDGDGAHHRTEIMERLAGPLETGRGEAFRLTCDSLDCSVRWAVVAPLTVDDRVHGALVACAPRESAVLVRAAGEVARWVSVQLELADLDQSRTRLIEAEIKALRAQISPHFIFNSLAVIASFVRTDPERARELLLEFADFTRYSFRRHGDFTTLAEELHAIDHYLALVRARFGDRLSVTLQIAPEVLPVTLPFLCLQPLVENAVKHGLEGKAVPFGKCHIQITAQDAGAEALVVIEDDGAGMDPGLLRRILAREVSPSGGIGLSNVDDRLRQVYGDDYGLVIETAAGAGMKITVRLPKYQPGVHSAGRLTRE; encoded by the coding sequence ATGAGCGGCTTCCTGGCGGGCCTGTGCGTCGCCGTGCTCCCGGTGCTCGCCCTGGGGGTCTGGCTGGGCCGGCGCACCGCCCGGGCCAAGAGCCTCGCCGGTCTCGGCACCCCCGTCGAGCACGCCACCTTCGAGACCCTGCACACGGCGTCCCTCGCCGCGCCCCCGCTGCGGTCCGGACTGACGGAGGAGACCGCCCGCAAATCCGCCCGCAAACTGCGTTCCCTGCTCGGCACGGACGCCCTCTGCCTCACCGACCTCAAGCAGGTCCTGGTCTGGGACGGCGACGGCGCCCACCACCGCACCGAGATCATGGAACGCCTCGCGGGCCCCCTGGAGACCGGCCGCGGCGAGGCCTTCCGGCTCACCTGCGACAGCCTCGACTGCTCGGTGCGCTGGGCGGTCGTCGCCCCGCTCACCGTCGACGACCGGGTGCACGGCGCCCTCGTCGCCTGCGCGCCCCGCGAGTCGGCGGTGCTCGTCCGGGCCGCCGGCGAGGTCGCCCGCTGGGTCTCGGTCCAGCTGGAACTGGCCGACCTCGACCAGTCCCGCACCCGCCTCATCGAGGCCGAGATCAAGGCGCTGCGGGCCCAGATCTCCCCGCACTTCATCTTCAACTCGCTCGCGGTGATCGCCTCGTTCGTCCGCACCGACCCCGAGCGCGCTCGCGAACTGCTCCTGGAATTCGCCGACTTCACCCGCTACTCGTTCCGCCGGCACGGCGACTTCACCACCCTCGCCGAGGAGCTCCACGCCATCGACCACTACCTGGCGCTGGTGCGGGCACGCTTCGGCGACCGCCTCTCCGTCACCCTCCAGATAGCCCCGGAGGTGCTGCCGGTGACCCTGCCGTTCCTGTGCCTGCAGCCGCTCGTCGAGAACGCCGTCAAGCACGGACTGGAGGGCAAGGCCGTGCCCTTCGGCAAGTGCCACATCCAGATCACCGCCCAGGACGCGGGCGCCGAGGCCCTCGTCGTCATCGAGGACGACGGCGCCGGCATGGACCCCGGCCTGCTGCGCCGCATCCTCGCCCGCGAGGTCAGCCCCTCGGGCGGCATCGGCCTCTCCAACGTCGACGACCGGCTCCGCCAGGTCTACGGCGACGACTACGGCCTCGTCATCGAGACCGCCGCGGGAGCCGGCATGAAGATCACTGTCCGGCTCCCGAAGTACCAGCCGGGAGTCCACTCGGCGGGCCGGCTGACCCGGGAGTGA
- a CDS encoding acyl-CoA dehydrogenase family protein, whose amino-acid sequence MAEFTMELNDEQKEVRDWIHGFAADVIRPAAAEWDEREETPWPVIQEAAKVGIYSLDFYAQQYFDPTGLGIPMAMEELFWGDAGIALSIVGTGLAAVGVLANGTEQQIGTWIPQMYGDANDVKVAAFCSSEPDAGSDVASMRTRAVYDEAKDEWVLNGTKTWATNGGIANVHVVVAVVDAELGSKGHASFIVPPGTEGLSQGQKFKKHGIRASHTAEVILDNVRVPGSCLLGGKEKLDERLARAREKARQGGERVKNAAMATFEASRPAVGAMAVGTARAAYEVALDYAKTREQFGRPIIDNQGVAFQLADMRTSIDAARLLVWRASWMAVNGRPFTAAEGSMSKLFASETAKKVTAQAIQILGGNGYTREYPVERMHRDAAIYTIFEGTSEIQRLVIARTLAGVPIR is encoded by the coding sequence ATGGCCGAGTTCACCATGGAGCTCAACGACGAACAGAAGGAGGTCCGCGACTGGATCCACGGCTTCGCCGCCGACGTGATCCGCCCCGCGGCCGCCGAATGGGACGAGCGTGAGGAGACTCCCTGGCCGGTCATCCAGGAGGCGGCCAAGGTCGGCATCTACTCCCTGGACTTCTACGCCCAGCAGTACTTCGACCCCACCGGCCTCGGCATCCCGATGGCGATGGAGGAGCTGTTCTGGGGCGACGCGGGCATAGCCCTGTCCATCGTCGGCACCGGTCTCGCCGCCGTCGGCGTCCTCGCCAACGGCACCGAGCAGCAGATCGGCACCTGGATCCCCCAGATGTACGGCGACGCCAACGATGTCAAGGTCGCCGCGTTCTGCTCCTCCGAGCCCGACGCCGGCTCCGACGTGGCCTCCATGCGGACCCGGGCCGTGTACGACGAGGCCAAGGACGAGTGGGTGCTCAACGGCACCAAGACCTGGGCGACCAACGGCGGTATCGCCAACGTCCATGTCGTCGTCGCGGTCGTCGACGCCGAGCTCGGCTCCAAGGGCCACGCCTCCTTCATCGTCCCGCCGGGCACCGAGGGGCTGTCCCAGGGCCAGAAGTTCAAGAAGCACGGCATCCGCGCCTCGCACACCGCCGAGGTCATCCTCGACAACGTGCGCGTTCCCGGCTCCTGCCTGCTCGGCGGCAAGGAGAAGCTCGACGAGCGGCTCGCCCGTGCCCGGGAGAAGGCCAGGCAGGGCGGGGAGCGCGTGAAGAACGCGGCGATGGCCACGTTCGAGGCCTCGCGCCCGGCGGTCGGTGCCATGGCGGTCGGCACCGCCCGGGCCGCCTACGAGGTCGCCCTCGACTACGCGAAGACCAGGGAGCAGTTCGGTCGCCCGATCATCGACAACCAGGGGGTGGCCTTCCAGCTCGCGGACATGCGGACGTCCATCGACGCGGCCCGGCTGCTGGTGTGGCGCGCGTCCTGGATGGCGGTCAACGGCAGGCCGTTCACGGCGGCCGAGGGGTCGATGTCCAAGCTGTTCGCGAGCGAGACGGCCAAGAAGGTCACGGCCCAGGCGATCCAGATCCTCGGCGGCAACGGCTACACCCGGGAGTACCCCGTCGAGCGGATGCACCGGGACGCGGCCATCTACACCATCTTCGAGGGCACGAGCGAGATCCAGCGCCTGGTCATCGCCCGGACCCTCGCCGGCGTGCCCATCCGCTAG
- a CDS encoding TetR family transcriptional regulator, with protein MDTTQRTDQQRSADRRRRELLEAADRVVLRDGPQASMNAIAAEAGITKPILYRHFGDKGGLYAALAMRHTDALLDSLRAALDAPADRRERVEATLDTYLAAIEARPQVYRFLMHPAEGGQPGDQGFDVGKHSAPLLRRMGEELAQVIEERLDLGPGGQQLARVWGHGIVGMMHAAGDWWLGERPCSRAELVRSLADLLWGRLAAAGDRVGGPGF; from the coding sequence ATGGACACCACGCAGCGGACCGATCAGCAACGGTCCGCCGATCGCCGTCGGCGTGAGCTGCTGGAGGCCGCCGACCGAGTGGTGCTGCGCGACGGTCCGCAGGCCTCGATGAACGCGATCGCCGCGGAAGCCGGCATCACCAAGCCCATTCTCTACCGGCACTTCGGCGACAAGGGCGGACTTTACGCGGCCCTTGCCATGCGGCACACGGACGCGCTGCTGGACTCGCTGCGGGCGGCGCTGGACGCGCCGGCGGACCGACGGGAGCGGGTCGAGGCGACGTTGGACACGTACCTCGCGGCGATCGAGGCGCGGCCCCAGGTGTACCGGTTCCTGATGCATCCGGCGGAGGGGGGCCAGCCGGGAGATCAGGGCTTCGATGTCGGCAAGCACAGTGCGCCGTTGCTGCGGCGGATGGGCGAGGAGCTGGCGCAGGTCATCGAGGAGCGGCTGGACCTCGGGCCGGGCGGGCAGCAGCTGGCGCGGGTGTGGGGACACGGGATAGTCGGCATGATGCACGCCGCCGGGGACTGGTGGCTGGGGGAACGGCCCTGTTCCCGTGCGGAGTTGGTGCGGAGTCTGGCTGATCTGTTGTGGGGTCGGCTTGCGGCGGCGGGGGATCGGGTCGGAGGCCCGGGGTTCTGA
- a CDS encoding MurT ligase domain-containing protein yields MAGNSDPLSPRAKLAVTAGKAVAAASRAAGRGSGSVIGGRVALKLDPDLLARLAQNLDVILVSATNGKTTTTRLIAEALRAAGPVVSNALGANMPAGITSALAGSSDARYGVIEVDEKYLAGVARDTAPKCIALLNLSRDQLDRAAETRMLAENWREGLAGSKAVVVANCDDPLVVWAASSSPNVIWVAAGQMWKDDAWSCPSCGGVMQRPGDDWFCGECGFRRPTPSWALSGDHVLDPHGSAWPIHLQLPGRANKANAASSAAVAAVFGVPPQVALERMYQVQAVAGRYDVVQFQGRDLRLLLAKNPAGWLETFSLIDPPPTPVILSVNARGADGTDTSWLWDVDYTRLTGHPICVVGDRRLDLAVRLEVADQHFQVYENLDQAVAACPPGRIEVIANYTAFQDLRRRVGN; encoded by the coding sequence ATGGCAGGCAACTCGGACCCGCTCTCGCCGCGGGCCAAGCTGGCCGTGACCGCGGGCAAGGCGGTCGCGGCGGCATCGCGCGCCGCAGGACGCGGCAGCGGTTCGGTGATCGGCGGCCGGGTCGCGCTCAAACTCGACCCCGACCTCCTCGCCCGGCTCGCCCAGAACCTGGACGTGATCCTGGTCTCCGCGACGAACGGCAAGACCACCACCACCCGGCTCATCGCCGAGGCGCTGCGCGCGGCGGGACCGGTCGTCTCCAACGCGCTCGGCGCCAACATGCCGGCCGGCATCACCTCGGCCCTCGCCGGCAGCTCGGACGCCCGCTACGGCGTCATCGAGGTCGACGAGAAGTACCTCGCCGGCGTCGCCCGGGACACCGCCCCGAAGTGCATCGCCCTGCTCAACCTCTCGCGCGACCAGCTCGACCGTGCCGCCGAGACCCGCATGCTCGCCGAGAACTGGCGGGAGGGGCTCGCGGGTTCCAAGGCCGTGGTCGTGGCCAACTGCGACGACCCGCTGGTGGTGTGGGCGGCGTCGTCCTCCCCCAATGTGATCTGGGTCGCGGCGGGGCAGATGTGGAAGGACGACGCCTGGTCGTGCCCGTCGTGCGGTGGCGTGATGCAGCGCCCCGGCGACGACTGGTTCTGCGGCGAGTGCGGCTTCCGCCGTCCGACGCCGAGCTGGGCGCTCTCCGGCGACCACGTCCTCGACCCGCACGGCTCGGCCTGGCCGATCCATCTCCAGCTGCCCGGCCGCGCCAACAAGGCCAACGCCGCCTCCTCGGCCGCCGTCGCCGCCGTGTTCGGCGTGCCGCCGCAGGTCGCGCTGGAGCGCATGTACCAGGTGCAGGCGGTGGCCGGACGGTACGACGTCGTCCAGTTCCAGGGCCGTGACCTGCGGCTCCTGCTCGCGAAGAACCCGGCCGGCTGGCTGGAGACGTTCTCCCTGATCGACCCGCCGCCCACGCCGGTCATCCTCTCCGTGAACGCGCGCGGCGCCGACGGCACCGACACCTCCTGGCTGTGGGACGTCGACTACACGCGTCTGACCGGCCACCCGATCTGCGTGGTCGGTGACCGGCGCCTGGACCTGGCGGTGCGCCTGGAGGTCGCCGACCAGCACTTCCAGGTCTACGAGAACCTCGACCAGGCCGTGGCCGCCTGCCCGCCGGGCCGGATCGAGGTCATCGCCAACTACACGGCGTTCCAGGACCTCCGCCGCCGCGTCGGCAACTGA